The sequence GAGTGAATCTAATTTAAGGTCATTTCGTCCATTTTCATAAAAGTTATCATCAATGTAGAGTTGGTTGGGAGTAGCCATCACAGGATATGGTTGCCATCTTCTGACAACGCTGACTCAGAGAGAAATTACTCCCGGGGGTTTTGATACAGGGAAGGTCATCGGTACAGACCTTTTCCCTTTCTCCTTATCCCCGGCTACACGCTGCAGGGGAAGACCTCCCATTTCCTCCATCCCATATGAAAGACTTGTCCTGCAGTGGACTCAAAGAAGTGGGCCCCTTTTGAGGTATTGTTTACTCAATGATAGGCTTCGGATATGTTGCTGGTGGCACCAACGAAACTGGCTCTGTCAGAATGTGGTTATACAAACATAAGTGTTGGAAAGAACAGGGATGGTTTCTTCCGTTCTGGATATCTTTGGTTTTCCAAAAATAAACAGTTTGCAGACACATCTTGAAGTTTCCCCTTGTGAGTTTTAAATAAATATGCCAAAGAGACATTACATTTTTTCCAGGTATATCAAGCAGCCAATAATAATCTACAAATGCCACTACTTATCATACAATGTAGCCTACATAGTGGACTTCATCATGGCAGCATACCAATCAGTAGGACTAATCAAATATGAGGGTTGAACAGGTTTTATTTTCCGTTGCATGAACAAAACCACACCCACTTCCTCTCCATTTCCCATTTCTCTCACTCCACCCATTTTATTAAAGGAAAAATGGGAGCGCTGAAATAACATGCCTTCTCTATCTAGTAACATAAATTGTGTGGTGGGTATAGAGGAAGTAAGCCCACCTTCCACTTCCTGGGGTGCATTTGTGCCACTCATGATTCAATCTCCCCCTGAGTGATTATGTTCCTACTCCTCCTAGGCTACCACCTCTggaaaaacagagagacccagataTTATCTTGGTTGCCTCTAAATATTCGGCATAGCCTATGTAATAACATAATAATTCATGTATTCTAATATATCTTAAAACATATTGTCTTTAAATGACCTCATGAAGATGGTGTCTGTCTTCAGGATGTCTATTGGTGGATATACAGGGGTTCTAAAATGAATCCTAAAATAGCTCAGAATGTGACATCTGAGGTGCGATAAAGGCATACTCATGAGAGAGAGACTTGTAAATACTAGAAAAGTTAGCAGATTAAGCAGCAAACACTGAAATATCTACGTTATCTACGTTTTTGGATTTTGCAATGATTTAAATACATTTCTAACTTAAATTTTAGGCCTTACATTTAGCAATTTGATTATTGGACTATAGCCACTACAAATATCAATTTggggtgtgtgcctgtgtgtgggcGCATGCATCAGTGACACGATGGCACTAGTAATACGGGATGATgggccagcctggtctcatagactatgACGTAACAAAGTAATAGTAAAATCGGGATATTCATattagtatgatacagtatgttaagtttggtatggttacataagacagaaggttacttaaggccaAAAAacgaaagtagggtggttggctGAGGTGGACAGGTGGCCGTATAACGCGAACATCTCCCGTTATACGGCGCAACTACTtaccatgttagctaacccttcccctaacctcaaccctttaacctaactcctaacccgaACATTaaaccctagcctagctaacgttagcaacctagctaacattagcattagcAACCTAGTTAACTTTTGTcgcaacaaattggaattcataacatattatacattttgcaaattcgtaagaTATTGTATGAATTGAAATTCGTAAGATATTGAACAAAttgcaattcataacatatcatacaaattgtaattcttACAAAATGGATAATGGATATTCACAAATTAAGACATACAACACAAAACGTAACATTTCGTACAAATTTGAGTgttactacttttacttttactatgttaagtctacccctgagtccaggttgcagCCTGCCCAATCACAGGTTGAGAGAACTTGTTTGTTCTTAGTCAGCAACTACGCCATCCAAAAAGGAACTTCCTTCCTTGATCAATCGAAAACATGGAGGGAGGCTTTTATAAATGGCAGTTATCAGCAGTCTTAACGTTCATTCTACTAATCAAACCGTGCTTTATAAGCAGAGGGGCCGAGTAGCCTACATCTCTAAATTATAAGCGAAATTGTTATATTTGATTTGAGGCGTAGGCTATTGTTACAAAATGAGGGATACTGTAGGAATAGTCGTTGCGTTAACATTCCTTTTGAGAGTCAAGGGGGAAGCCCCTCGTGGCGGATACTGCATCGAGAAGCAGTGCTTTGCGGTTTTCCAGGACCAAGTCGACTTTGGAACGGCACAAAAACATTGTGAGGATAATAATGGACATTTAATGACAGTGCGATCTTTGATATCGCATAGCATCCTTTTAATATTACTCGGTATCCATACTGGAAATTATTGGATTGGTTTGCATCTACCGAGCGGGCAATGCCCCGACCAAGCGTTGGGTTTACGAGGGTACAGGTGGATAACTGGAGATAATGAAACGAAGTTCCAGAACTGGGGACACTTTGATGACGTTTGCTCTTCAAACTGCATTTCAGTATCAAAATACGACTTTGAATGGAAGGAACAGCCATGCAACAGTAAAATAGATGGATTTATTTGTGAATATAAACTTGACAGTCCTTGCAAACATGTCATGGTAAAAGGGGACGAATCCGTTCTGTACGACAACCCATTGGGATTCAAGGGAGACAACCTACTGGTATTACCCCTGGGAACCATTGCAACGCTCAAATCCCTCGGATCGAAATACATATGTAACGTTGAACAGTGGATACAAGCACCATGGAATTGCGAAGTATTTAATGGTGGCTGTTCGCATGACTGTTCCTCAGTTAACCATGAACCTGTATGCACCTGTCCACCTGGAAAAACTCTCCAGGACAACAACGTCACATGTGAATACGCGCTAAATGACCCCTGCCATGACTCAGGGTGCGCGCATCTCTGCCAGAAAAAAGATGACAGCTACGCTTGCATGTGTCACCATGGGTACGCACTGGCAGAAGATGGGAAGGAGTGCAAAGACATTGATTATTGTGTCGAGGATAGGCAGTGCCCGGGACAGAACAGTGAATGTGTCAATAGGCCTACTCTTGGTGGATTTGAATGCAGATGCCAGAAGGGATATGAGTTGGAAAATGACACATGCGTCGATGTGGATGAATGCTTCATGGGTCCATGTGAGCACGAATGCACGAACACGATAGGCAGTTACATTTGCTCCTGTTTTGATGGATTCATTTCAAAGACAGAAGACGCCAACAGGTGTCAATTACTTTGTTTAGCAGAAGAGTGTCCCACAGAATGTGATCGTAGTAAAACATATCAATGTTACTGTCCAATAGGTTACTTACTCGATGACAGAAACGGGTCGTCAGTTTGTGTCGACATAGATGAATGTGAGATGGATTCCTACTGCCACAGTAATTGCACAAATACTTATGGAGGTTACCTGTGTTCTTGTGACGAGGGATTCGACTTGGTTGGTGAATATGATTGTGTTGAGAGAGAATCATCTGAGGGTTCAGGTTTTACGACACCATATACACCAAGTGCCAAGCATCCAACTGAGCGTCCTTTCACTGTAAAGGCGGGAGGTCTTCTTGGAATGATAGTATGTATTGTCGTTGTTATTTTGGTGATGATTGTACTTATTCACCTTATACTGAAACGTCGAGGTAATTTAGACATTGCTTTCGAAAGCCAAGGCGTTGGTAATCACGATTTGCAGCAAGTCTCAACGGATAAGTACCACAAATTGTCATTTGACAGACATTTTATAATATGACAATTAATATGATCGTCGGATACTTTTGCCATTTTCATTGTCATGCCTTGTTTACACGTCTGCAAAGGAGAATCAGCTGGTTTGAACTTGTAATGTTTTTATTTCATACAGTTTTAATAAGCATATATCAGAAATGGCTCACCTCATCAATTCAAACCAATCTCATAAGTGAACAAAGCCAGTAACAAAGTAAGCCTATAGGTTAacttgcaatatatatatatatatttatcctaTCAAATTATTATAAAAGAAAAcataataaattattatttaacTTCTTTGAGATTATTCTTGTTATTTACTCACTAACAATCGTTATTGAAATGCAAATAACAGCCTACTGTTTAGCAAATGGTCAATTAATCAGCCATGCATGGAGGTATCTGCTTGCTCCACTTCCACTTTTATTTGTGCCAACAAGTTGAATATAGGCCATGAATTATATCAGTGGAAAAACTATAATGCATCTTTGgattaaggctgtgtgtgtggacGGCCTATATTGGGCTATACTGTCATTAGTTGGAGAAAAATAAAATGTTCATTCCTTCTTTATTGGAGGCATAGTTTGGTATTTGTAACTTAAAAGGTCTAATCGAATTTCATGCAAATACCTGAAACCACATTATGTGTAAATCACCTAAAAGGGGCAATCAGTAATTACTACATTCATTTTTTGACTAATGAATGTATTATATgaacccattgattcttgaataatataacttataaatgcctgtcataccccatcagaacccaaaatatagaCCTAAACTTGTTTTActtcaatgtttgtaaacaaagtaaatgtaaacaaacaccatatagcctcaaaacatggttataactatacttttgatatcatggattgtCAGTCCTGCattcagctttttaccaaaacaggggCGGGGATGCCTTTTAAAATCGTTTCTACTGCTGATTGACATTTTAAGAGCCTTGGGGTTCTGTTCCCATGGTGCCCATTTCTGGATGGGGTTCTAAAGTGTATCCCAAAATAGCTTGAATGTGCCATCTGAGctaccagagagagatagagatcgcGCGAGAGAGAGGCGGGGGAAACAATAACATGTATTAGGCTTCTACACATAAATTGAACTATATCCTAATTCCATTTGTTGAAATATTGGCCTATTCAATTGTAGAGGTTACCTACCAACGTGTATTTCATGTTTGCTGTTTACTAGTGTAGACATTTGTTTATGTGCCAAATGTTGGCGAGTATTTGCGCCCACTCGGCTGTGGGTAGGCTCGCGTGTCTGCGTCATTCGAAATATAGGCTATAGTGATGTGCACCGTCGCAGTGGGAGAGATAACGTTTTGGGGTAGGGGATTAAAACAAGCAGCTGAAAACGGGCTTCCTTCCAAGGAGGAACTTCCTTCCGTGACCAGAGCGCAAACATGGAGCGAGCCTTTTATAAGCGTGAACTATATCAACAGGATTAACAGTCTAAACTAGGCTATAGCCTACATTGACTTCTAATACGCGCAAGAGTTGTAGGCCTAATTAGAAAGTTGTAACAACTTAGTTTTAAAAATGAGGGACATAATAGTGATGGTGTTTGTTACTCTAACATTCTTGATGAGAGTGGGAGAAGCCCAACATAATGCATACTGTGAGGGGAATCATTGTTTTGCTGTTTTCCAGGATCCAGTCGATTTTGCAACGGCTCAAAAACATTGTGAGAGCAATAATGGACAATTAATGACAGTGCGATCTTTGGAATCACAATACATCATTTCGATTTTAATCGGTAATACAGGAGATTACTGGATTGGTTTGCGGTTACCGAGTGGACAATGTCCCGACAGTGCCTCTGATTTGCGGGGGTACAGATGGATAACGGGAGATAATTCAACAGACTTTCAAAACTGGGGGCTCATTGACAATGTCTGCTCTTCAAAATGTGTCTCGGTGTCCAAAATCGAATTGAATTGGACAGAACAATCATGCGACAGGGAAATAAATGGATACCTTTGTGAGTATAATTTCCCAAGTGGCTGCAAACGTATTGACATCAAAAGCGAGGAATCCGTTCTATATGAGACCCCATTTGGATTCGAGGGAGAGGATCTACTGGTATTGCCTATGGGAAGCACTGCAACGCTCAAGCCCTTTGATTCCaagtatatctgtctctctgaacaGTGGATGCAAGGACCATGGATTTGCGATGTATTGAACGGTGGTTGTGAGGATGAGTGCTTATCGATTAATCAACAACCTGTATGCATCTGCCCACCTGGAAAAATTCTGCATGACAATAAATTgacatgtgttgttgttgtgcaaAACGATACCTGCCTTAATTTCGGGTGTGCACACGTTTGCTACCAGCAAAATGACAGCTCCGTCGCCTGCATGTGTCACCATGGGTACGCACTAGCAGAAGATGGGAAGAAGTGTAAAGATATTGATGATTGTTTCGATGATAGACAGTGCCCGGGACAGAACTATGAGTGTGTCAAACATATTGGTGGATATAAATGCAGATGCCAAAATGGATTCAAAATGATGAATGACGTTTGCATTGACGAAGATGAGTGCTACATGGATGGACCATGCGAGCATCTTTGCGAAAATACATTGGGCAGTTATAATTGCTCCTGTTTTGAAGGATATATTGCAACGAGAAAAGACCCTAACAAATGTCAACTGCATTGTCCTTTCGAAGAGTGTCTTGCAGAATGCGACCCAAATGATCCACATCAATGCAACTGTCCCGAGGGTTACCTGAGCGATGTAAGAAATGAAATTAGAGTTTGCATTGACATTAATGAATGTGATAATGGTTACTGCGAACATAATTGCAATAATACGTATGGAGGTCATATGTGTTCTTGCTATGAGGGATTCGACTTGGTTGACGGATGGAAATGTGTTCAGAGAAAATCGTCGGAGGGTTCAGGCTTTACGACACCATCTGATTTTATTACACCAAGTGTCAAATATCCAACTCAGCGCCCCTCAACTGTGACAGCAGGTGGTCTAATTGGAATAATAGTGTGTATTGTCATTGTCGTTTTGGTGATGGTATTTTTACTCCAGCATATTCTCAAACGTCGCAGCAAATTGGAAGTTCCAAGTGCGCCCAAAACCCAAGGCGATGATGGACACGATTTGGAGCAAGTAAGGACGGAAAAGTACCCCAAATCATCTGTGGACAGGAATTTCAAACAAGACACTTAGATTATGGTATTATGTGTGTCATTTTCATTGCCATACAGGGATTTCACAATCAACTATTGGCAATCAATTGTTTTTTAATTTCATTATACGGTATCCAGAGTGCAGACCATGGCATATACATGTAAATATCTTATCATCACATCCTCTCCTTGTCACACAGCCAAGAAGGTATCTTTCAAAACAATGTGtctaaagaaaaatatatataacatcTTTATTTTCATTTTGTGCAAATTTTCCTTTAGCTCACCACAAGTCCCAATCCTTTCAAAAGTGTGACCCCTTGTGGACTATTAAAGAGACTTCTATTTAATTATGCTTATTTAACCTTATCGAATAATAGTCTGCTTTATTTCATGAATTCAATGTATTCTCT is a genomic window of Oncorhynchus gorbuscha isolate QuinsamMale2020 ecotype Even-year linkage group LG12, OgorEven_v1.0, whole genome shotgun sequence containing:
- the LOC123990817 gene encoding thrombomodulin-like, which gives rise to MRDTVGIVVALTFLLRVKGEAPRGGYCIEKQCFAVFQDQVDFGTAQKHCEDNNGHLMTVRSLISHSILLILLGIHTGNYWIGLHLPSGQCPDQALGLRGYRWITGDNETKFQNWGHFDDVCSSNCISVSKYDFEWKEQPCNSKIDGFICEYKLDSPCKHVMVKGDESVLYDNPLGFKGDNLLVLPLGTIATLKSLGSKYICNVEQWIQAPWNCEVFNGGCSHDCSSVNHEPVCTCPPGKTLQDNNVTCEYALNDPCHDSGCAHLCQKKDDSYACMCHHGYALAEDGKECKDIDYCVEDRQCPGQNSECVNRPTLGGFECRCQKGYELENDTCVDVDECFMGPCEHECTNTIGSYICSCFDGFISKTEDANRCQLLCLAEECPTECDRSKTYQCYCPIGYLLDDRNGSSVCVDIDECEMDSYCHSNCTNTYGGYLCSCDEGFDLVGEYDCVERESSEGSGFTTPYTPSAKHPTERPFTVKAGGLLGMIVCIVVVILVMIVLIHLILKRRGNLDIAFESQGVGNHDLQQVSTDKYHKLSFDRHFII